The nucleotide window CAGTCTGTGCAATCTCAATCTGTGCAATCTGTGTTTCCATTAAGCCTTATTCTCTTTATTTTGTAACATGTTTAAAGGTTTAAATACCGGACGCATATTTATTTCAAGCATCCGGTATTTTTTATATTCACAGACTATAAATCGTCTATTGACAACGGTGTTAAATTTGCAACCGCATTTGAATATTTTTTTCTTTCAGCTTCAGGCATGGGAATCAGTCCTTTGTCTGTCAAATACCCTTCATCACCCCAGGCTTTTTCACTTGTAAATTCCTTGAGATATTCACTGATTCCAGGAATTTTATCCACATGGGCTTTTTTTACATAAAAGAATAAAGGACGCGACACAGGATAAGACCCGTCTGCAATGGCATTAAATGTCGGTTGAACACCATCAATAAAAGACCCTTGAATCTTGTCCGTATTCTGGTCAAGAAAACTGAAACCAAAAATCCCCAAAGCATTGGGATTAGAGTCAAGTTTTTGAACGATAAGGTTATCGTTTTCACCGGCTTCAATATATGCACCGTCTTCACGAACAGTATGGCAGACAGATTTATATTTTTTCTTGTCCGTCTTTTTCATTGCCTTGATAAAACCAAACTTTTTTGCTCCGCCTTCCATGGCAAGCTCAACAAATGCATCCCTTGTTCCTGATGTTGGAGGCGGTCCTAAAACTTCAATTTTTGTATTGGGAAGAGAAGAGTTAACATCATTCCAGGTTTTGTATGGATTAGCAATCAATGTGTCACTTCCGTCAGGATTGGGAACTTGCTCTGCAAGGGCAAGAAAAAGATCTTTACGGGTTAATTTTAATGCACCTGCTTTTTTAGAATTGGCAACCACGATGCCGTCATAACCGATCTTGACCTCAATAATAGCAGCAACACCATTTTTACTGGCTTTTTCAAATTCAGATTTTTTAATTCTTCTGGACGAATTGGTAATATCCGGGTGCTGAACGCCGACACCTGCTCCAAACAATTTGTGTCCGCCGCCTGAACCTGTGGATTCAATTTTAGGTGTCTTGTACTTGGTGGATTTGCCAAATTTTTCAGCAACAACAGTTGCAAACGGATAAACCGTTGAAGAGCCGACAATCGAAATATAATCTCTTGAAGAACCGGCCCACACATTACTGATACTAATAACAAACAAGAGGGATAGAGCGGTGAATAACGTTTTTTTCATTTTCATCTCCTAACTGTTCTTAAATGTTCTGGTTGTTTTTTTATAAAAGTCTTGAAAATTAATACAGAGACTTTCAATCTTTGTTGTGGGCAAACCAAGATGAAATATCAGGGTCTGCCCGTGGCAGTTATTTAAACTTAAAATCAAATTTACCATCGTCTTTCAAATTTCTTTCTCAAAACAACTGCCAATGAATTCATGGTAATCAAAAACAACAGCAAAACCATGATTGCAGCAGAAGTTCTTTCTAAAAATGCTCTTTCCGGACTGTCAGCCCATAAAAAGATCTGTACCGGTAAAACAGTTGAAGGATCTGTAACTCCCCCCGGAATATCCACAATAAATGCAACCATGCCGATCATGAGAAGCGGTGCGGTTTCACCAAGGGCCTGAGCCATGCCGATGATGGTTCCGGTCAGCATGCCCGGCAATGCCAGTGGCAAAACATGATGTGTTATCATCTGAGTTTTTGAAGCGCCCACACCCAAAGCTGCTTCTCGTATGGATGGAGGTACGGATTTCAAAGATGCCCTGCCGGCAATAATAATTGTTGGCAAAGTCATCAAGGTCAGAACAAACCCGCCCACCAGGGGTGCAGACCGTGGCAAACCAAAGAAATTAAGAAAAACCGCCAGTCCCAGCAATCCGAAAACAATGGAAGGTACGGCGGCAAGATTGTTGATATTCACTTCAATCAGGTCTGTCCAGCGGTTTGTAGGTGCAAACTCTTCCAAGTAAACAGCAGATGCAACACCAATGGGAAAAGACAGCACCAAGGTGATCAAAAGGGTAAAAAAAGATCCTGTTGCAGCCCCGCAAATACCTGCCAGTTCAGGTTCTCTTGAGTCTCCTGCCGTGAAAAATGTCGTATTAAACTGCTTTCTTATCCTGCCTTGTTGTTCAAATGCATCAATCCAGGATATCTGATTATCTTTCAAACGACGATCAACCTCCGGCCCATCCCTTTTAATATGCCCCTTAAAAAACATATCCACATCATCATCCGCCGGAACCCATACACGCAAGGTTTTGCCGATTATATCAGGATTTTCTTTGACAAGATCCTGCAAATCATATGATGCGCCTGAGCTGACCAGACCATAAAGTTTTTTCTTGTCTTGCCGGGATGTCACTTCAGGAAAAGCGCTTCTAAGGGATGCCTTGACCATCCCATGGAAATCTGATGCCGCCAAATTATTGTTATCAATATATTCCGGATCAATAAAGACTTCTATCTCAATAAAAGTCTGTTGAAACGCCGTATACCCATTGGCAAAGATACTGACAAAAAGCAATGCAAGACAGATCAAACTCAGAACAATGGCCGACAGACCATACAGTTTAAAACGCTTTTCTTTGTTATATCGTTTGCTCAGGCCCTTCTGGACAATATCAATCGACCGTACTGACTCACCTGACTGTGCTGACTTATTTGACCGTACCAATCCAATTGAATCATTGGACACACTTGAATCATTTGAATCATTGTATCCAGTTGACACTTTGGATCTGGACACTTTGGATCTGGACTCTTTGGATCTGTTTTTTTTATTCATACTGCTCCCTGTATTTTCGAACCACAATCAATGCAATGACATTTAAAATCAGAGTTGTTACAAACAGCATCAAGCCCAAAGCAAATGCAGCAAGAGTTTTAGGGCTGTCAAATTCCTGATCACCAACCAGAAGCGTTACAATTTGCACAGTAACCGTTGTAACGGTTTTCAATGGATTCATCGTTAAATTGGCGGACAAACCCGCTGCCATCACAACAATCATGGTCTCGCCAATGGCTCTGGAAACAGCCAGAAGAACACCGCCGACAATTCCTGGAAGGGCTGCAGGCAAAATAACCTGCCGGATGGTTTCCGACTGTGTGGAACCAAGCCCGTATGCACCGTCCCTCAATGACTGTGGAACAGCATTGATCACGTCATCTGAAAGTGATGAAACAAAGGGAATGATCATAACCCCCATGACAAGGCCTGCTGCCAAGGCACTTTCACTTGATACATCAAGCCCTGCAGCAGCACCGGCATTTCGAATGGCGGGCGCCACCACCAGAGCGGCGAAAAAACCATATACAACAGTGGGTATACCTGCCAGTATTTCCAATAAAGGCTTTGCCACTGCCCTGAATTTTTTATTTGCATATTCCGACAGATAAATCGCAGACATAAGCCCTACAGGTACGGCAACAAACATGGCAATAGCCGAAATTAAAAGCGTGCCTGCAAAAACCGGTATGGCACCAAAAGCACCGGATGATCCCACCTGATCCGAACGGATCGCCATCTGGGGACTCCATTCCAGTCCAAACAAAAATTGCGTAATGGGAATTATTTTAAAAAACCGGATGGCCTCATAAAGAACAGACAAAACAATACCAATGGTGGTAAAAATCGCAATGGTTGAGCAGGCGATCAAAACCCATTTAAGAACCTTTTCCACATGATTTCTGGCTCTTAACTCAGGGGTAATTAATTTTTGAACGTATACAAGCCCTGCAATGGCAATGACAATGGCAATAACGGTGAGTGCAGCATGACTGACAAATTGCAGATGCTGATAATGTTCCGAAGCCTTTTGAATGGCGGGATTGACTTCTATTGAAACAATATTCCCGTTTACCAGGTTTTTGATATCGTTCATGGTCAAAGTTAATTGGTCTTTGGGAAGCGATTTTATTTCAACAGGCAAATGAGACAGAACCATTTGTGCGATTAAAGTCGGTTCAAATGCCAGCCAGAATGAAAAAACCAGCACAGCCGGAATACCACACCAAAGCGCTGTTAAAGCACCATAATATCCCGGCCTGGAATGCAAAAATTTTGGCCCGCCGCTTTCTTTCACAACGAAAAAAGAGCGTTTTTTACCCAGATAATAGCCTATCATTGAAAGCAGCAATAATGTTATCAGCAAATGTAACGGTGTCAAAACAACCTCTTTTAATTTGTTTAAAATCAAAACTTACTCTGCAAAGATAACTTAAATTTATTAGTTGATTTTTAATAAACGGTTAGAAGATGATTAGAAAAAATAAAAAAGCATAATAGAATCCTGGGCCGGGCCGGATGATCATTTACGGCAGCTAATAATTGTAGAGAGGCATTCTCTATGCTTCCAGATTGAAATAATTTCTTTTTTATCGTATGT belongs to Desulfobacula toluolica Tol2 and includes:
- the pstA gene encoding phosphate ABC transporter permease PstA, which codes for MVRSNKSAQSGESVRSIDIVQKGLSKRYNKEKRFKLYGLSAIVLSLICLALLFVSIFANGYTAFQQTFIEIEVFIDPEYIDNNNLAASDFHGMVKASLRSAFPEVTSRQDKKKLYGLVSSGASYDLQDLVKENPDIIGKTLRVWVPADDDVDMFFKGHIKRDGPEVDRRLKDNQISWIDAFEQQGRIRKQFNTTFFTAGDSREPELAGICGAATGSFFTLLITLVLSFPIGVASAVYLEEFAPTNRWTDLIEVNINNLAAVPSIVFGLLGLAVFLNFFGLPRSAPLVGGFVLTLMTLPTIIIAGRASLKSVPPSIREAALGVGASKTQMITHHVLPLALPGMLTGTIIGMAQALGETAPLLMIGMVAFIVDIPGGVTDPSTVLPVQIFLWADSPERAFLERTSAAIMVLLLFLITMNSLAVVLRKKFERRW
- the pstC gene encoding phosphate ABC transporter permease subunit PstC, coding for MTPLHLLITLLLLSMIGYYLGKKRSFFVVKESGGPKFLHSRPGYYGALTALWCGIPAVLVFSFWLAFEPTLIAQMVLSHLPVEIKSLPKDQLTLTMNDIKNLVNGNIVSIEVNPAIQKASEHYQHLQFVSHAALTVIAIVIAIAGLVYVQKLITPELRARNHVEKVLKWVLIACSTIAIFTTIGIVLSVLYEAIRFFKIIPITQFLFGLEWSPQMAIRSDQVGSSGAFGAIPVFAGTLLISAIAMFVAVPVGLMSAIYLSEYANKKFRAVAKPLLEILAGIPTVVYGFFAALVVAPAIRNAGAAAGLDVSSESALAAGLVMGVMIIPFVSSLSDDVINAVPQSLRDGAYGLGSTQSETIRQVILPAALPGIVGGVLLAVSRAIGETMIVVMAAGLSANLTMNPLKTVTTVTVQIVTLLVGDQEFDSPKTLAAFALGLMLFVTTLILNVIALIVVRKYREQYE
- a CDS encoding PstS family phosphate ABC transporter substrate-binding protein, translated to MKKTLFTALSLLFVISISNVWAGSSRDYISIVGSSTVYPFATVVAEKFGKSTKYKTPKIESTGSGGGHKLFGAGVGVQHPDITNSSRRIKKSEFEKASKNGVAAIIEVKIGYDGIVVANSKKAGALKLTRKDLFLALAEQVPNPDGSDTLIANPYKTWNDVNSSLPNTKIEVLGPPPTSGTRDAFVELAMEGGAKKFGFIKAMKKTDKKKYKSVCHTVREDGAYIEAGENDNLIVQKLDSNPNALGIFGFSFLDQNTDKIQGSFIDGVQPTFNAIADGSYPVSRPLFFYVKKAHVDKIPGISEYLKEFTSEKAWGDEGYLTDKGLIPMPEAERKKYSNAVANLTPLSIDDL